The Paenibacillus macerans genome includes a window with the following:
- a CDS encoding LacI family DNA-binding transcriptional regulator, whose amino-acid sequence MAVTIKDVAKKAGVSPSTVSRVLSNHPRISAETSRKVKLIMDQLGYHPNIMAKSLVSKTTNSICIMLPKSAEELFSNFFFMELIRGIVTQASRLGYDVLISSGANEKEEVENVSRLINGRRVDGVILLYSRQNDPVIDFLHNGGHPFVVIGRSEEYPDILSVDNDNIQASYDATKHLIALGHERIGFVSGPPELVVSKDRMKGYQDALKDSGLESRPEWIVEGEFLQDSGYRAMSFFMNLPDRPTALVTIDDVVAFGVLRGLHELKYKVPEDLCLVSFNNIPLSELSTPPLSSMDIGIYNMGYTASQVLIQAVQGSSDKVYPKRQIIPHRLIVRDSSMYSVPKK is encoded by the coding sequence ATGGCTGTCACCATCAAGGATGTTGCAAAAAAGGCCGGAGTATCGCCCTCTACCGTGTCCCGGGTGCTGTCCAATCATCCCAGAATCAGCGCGGAAACATCGCGGAAAGTAAAACTCATTATGGACCAGCTTGGCTATCATCCCAACATTATGGCCAAAAGCCTGGTTTCCAAAACGACAAACAGCATATGCATCATGCTGCCGAAGTCCGCTGAAGAACTGTTCTCCAACTTCTTCTTCATGGAACTGATCCGCGGGATCGTGACGCAGGCCAGCCGCCTCGGTTACGACGTGCTCATCAGCTCCGGCGCCAACGAGAAAGAGGAAGTCGAAAACGTCTCCAGACTGATCAACGGACGCCGGGTGGACGGAGTCATTTTGCTGTATTCGCGGCAAAACGATCCTGTGATCGATTTTCTCCATAATGGCGGACATCCGTTTGTTGTGATCGGGCGCAGCGAGGAATATCCCGATATTTTATCGGTGGATAATGATAACATCCAGGCATCGTACGACGCCACGAAGCATTTGATCGCGCTGGGGCACGAGCGCATCGGGTTCGTCAGCGGGCCGCCGGAGCTTGTCGTGTCCAAGGATCGGATGAAGGGGTACCAGGACGCGCTGAAGGATTCAGGACTGGAAAGCCGGCCCGAATGGATTGTCGAAGGTGAGTTTTTGCAGGACAGCGGGTATCGGGCCATGTCGTTTTTCATGAATCTCCCGGATCGCCCCACGGCCCTCGTCACGATCGACGACGTCGTGGCGTTCGGCGTGCTTCGCGGCTTGCACGAGCTGAAATACAAGGTTCCCGAAGATTTGTGTCTGGTCAGCTTTAACAATATTCCGCTGTCGGAACTCTCGACGCCGCCGCTCAGCAGCATGGATATCGGCATTTACAACATGGGCTACACCGCTTCCCAGGTGTTGATCCAGGCGGTTCAGGGCAGCAGCGACAAAGTGTATCCGAAGCGGCAGATCATTCCGCACCGTCTGATCGTCCGCGACTCGTCGATGTATTCGGTGCCCAAAAAGTAA
- the pgmB gene encoding beta-phosphoglucomutase: MDSIKACLFDLDGVLVDTAKYHFLAWKRLAAELGFEFTAQDNEKLKGVSRMASLDILLKVGGLELEDGVKRELAERKNGWYVEYISKMDASEILPGALDFLKQCRERGLKTALGSASKNASVILQNTGLTPYFDAIIDGTRTSSAKPDPEVFLLGAEELGVPPEACVVFEDAEAGIEAARRAGMRCVGIGSPDTLGAADLVVPSLGDVSLNLHFQN; encoded by the coding sequence GTGGATTCAATCAAGGCATGTTTATTCGACCTGGACGGCGTACTGGTCGACACCGCCAAATATCATTTTCTGGCCTGGAAACGGCTGGCCGCCGAGCTCGGTTTCGAGTTCACCGCACAGGACAATGAGAAGCTCAAGGGCGTCAGCCGCATGGCATCGCTCGATATTTTGCTGAAGGTCGGCGGGCTGGAATTGGAAGACGGCGTGAAGCGGGAACTGGCCGAACGCAAAAACGGCTGGTATGTCGAATACATCTCCAAAATGGACGCTTCGGAAATTTTGCCGGGCGCGCTCGATTTCTTGAAGCAATGCCGGGAGCGGGGCCTGAAAACCGCGCTCGGCTCCGCCAGCAAAAACGCCTCGGTCATTTTGCAGAATACGGGGCTGACGCCGTATTTTGACGCGATTATCGACGGCACCCGGACTTCCAGCGCCAAACCCGATCCCGAGGTATTCCTGCTCGGCGCGGAGGAGCTTGGCGTCCCGCCGGAGGCGTGCGTCGTCTTTGAGGACGCCGAGGCCGGGATCGAGGCGGCGCGCCGCGCCGGCATGCGCTGCGTCGGCATCGGATCGCCGGATACGCTCGGCGCGGCCGATCTCGTCGTCCCTTCGCTGGGGGACGTGTCGCTAAACCTTCACTTTCAAAATTAG
- a CDS encoding glycoside hydrolase family 65 protein, whose product MKQYLKEDAWSIIEEGFDPANHEISESIFSIGNGYMGQRANFEERYGGPSLQGSYMAGVYYPDKTRVGWWKNGYPEYFAKVLNSTNWIGIDVWVDGAALDLAACEVKDFVRELNMKEGWLSRRFTAVLEGGKEVAVEAKRFVSVVRHEIGAIRYTVTPLNFSGELRFMPYLDGDVKNKDSNYEEKFWVEVEKKAAADLSYLTVKTKKLDFHVTSAMAFDVLKDGQTLELSPALSEREKYVAAEVAVQAGQGEAVTLYKYVANVTSRDHGLAALAPAGTKLLLAAKEAGFDVLLREQAEAWAEKWQTSDIIIEGDVSAQQAIRFNIFQLNQTYSGDDDRLNIGPKGFTGEKYGGSTYWDTEAYCVPFYLSTADSGIARNLLIYRYKHLEKAKENARKLGFSKGALYPMVTMNGEECHNEWEITFEEIHRNGAIAYAIFNYVNYTGDKSYLSQYGFEVLAEISRFWAERVNFSAAKGKYVILGVTGPNEYENNVNNNWYTNRIAAWTLEYTLEVLNDLKNNEPDHYEALAGKLNLQDEEAQKWQHIIDNMYYPYDEERDVFLQQDGFLDKEIVPVNELAPEHLPLNQNWSWDRILRSCYIKQADVLQGLYFLGDRYDLETKKRNFDFYEPITVHESSLSPCLHAIIACELGYQEKAYEMYLRTARLDLDNYNNDTEDGCHITSMAGTWMSIVQGFGGLRVQSGELVLRPFIPSHWKSFSFKVMFRGSRLQVNVTEDSIIVVNETDVPAAIRIYDQSFTVGAMGEVQAQRSAAPAALS is encoded by the coding sequence GTGAAACAATATTTAAAAGAAGATGCTTGGTCGATCATCGAGGAAGGGTTCGATCCGGCAAACCACGAGATTTCCGAAAGCATTTTCAGCATCGGAAACGGATATATGGGGCAGCGGGCCAATTTCGAGGAACGGTACGGCGGCCCATCCCTGCAGGGCAGTTATATGGCGGGCGTCTATTATCCGGACAAAACCCGCGTAGGCTGGTGGAAAAACGGATATCCCGAATATTTTGCCAAAGTCCTGAACAGCACCAACTGGATCGGGATCGACGTTTGGGTGGATGGCGCCGCCCTTGACCTGGCCGCTTGCGAAGTGAAGGATTTCGTCCGCGAATTGAACATGAAGGAAGGCTGGCTCTCACGGCGCTTTACCGCCGTTTTGGAGGGCGGAAAGGAAGTCGCCGTGGAGGCCAAGCGGTTCGTCAGCGTCGTCCGCCATGAAATCGGCGCGATCCGCTATACGGTAACTCCGCTCAATTTCAGCGGGGAGCTGCGTTTTATGCCTTACCTGGACGGCGACGTAAAAAACAAGGATTCCAACTATGAAGAGAAGTTTTGGGTCGAAGTGGAAAAAAAGGCCGCGGCCGACCTATCCTACCTGACGGTCAAGACGAAAAAGCTGGACTTCCATGTGACGTCCGCCATGGCTTTTGATGTGTTGAAGGACGGGCAAACGCTGGAGCTTTCCCCGGCGCTCAGCGAGCGGGAGAAATATGTGGCCGCCGAGGTGGCCGTTCAGGCCGGTCAAGGCGAAGCCGTAACGCTTTATAAATACGTCGCGAACGTGACCTCCCGCGATCACGGGCTGGCCGCGCTGGCCCCGGCCGGGACAAAACTGCTGCTGGCGGCGAAAGAGGCCGGCTTTGACGTTTTGCTGCGCGAGCAGGCCGAAGCCTGGGCGGAAAAATGGCAAACGAGCGACATCATCATCGAAGGCGACGTATCGGCGCAGCAGGCGATCCGCTTTAACATTTTTCAGCTCAATCAAACCTACAGCGGGGACGACGACCGGCTCAACATCGGTCCGAAAGGCTTCACCGGGGAAAAATACGGCGGCAGCACCTACTGGGACACGGAGGCCTACTGCGTGCCGTTCTACCTCAGCACGGCCGATTCCGGCATCGCCCGCAATCTGTTGATCTACCGTTACAAGCACCTGGAAAAAGCGAAGGAAAACGCGCGGAAGCTGGGCTTCTCCAAAGGCGCGCTATATCCGATGGTGACGATGAACGGCGAGGAATGCCATAACGAATGGGAAATTACGTTTGAAGAGATCCACCGCAACGGCGCCATTGCTTACGCTATTTTTAATTACGTGAATTATACAGGGGATAAATCATACCTCAGTCAATACGGTTTTGAAGTGCTGGCGGAAATCTCCCGCTTCTGGGCGGAGCGCGTCAACTTCTCGGCGGCCAAAGGCAAATACGTCATTCTTGGGGTGACCGGCCCGAACGAATACGAAAACAACGTCAACAACAACTGGTACACGAACCGGATTGCCGCTTGGACGCTGGAATATACGCTGGAAGTGCTGAACGATTTGAAAAACAACGAGCCCGACCACTATGAAGCCTTGGCGGGCAAGCTGAATCTGCAGGATGAGGAAGCCCAAAAATGGCAGCATATTATCGATAACATGTACTACCCGTACGATGAAGAACGCGACGTATTTTTGCAGCAGGACGGCTTCCTTGACAAGGAGATCGTTCCGGTTAATGAACTGGCTCCGGAGCACCTGCCGCTGAACCAGAATTGGTCGTGGGACCGGATTTTGCGCTCCTGCTACATCAAACAGGCCGATGTTCTCCAGGGCCTATACTTCCTAGGCGACCGCTACGACCTGGAAACGAAAAAACGCAACTTCGATTTCTACGAGCCGATCACGGTGCACGAATCCTCCCTATCCCCCTGCCTGCACGCGATCATCGCCTGCGAGCTGGGATACCAGGAGAAAGCGTACGAAATGTACCTGCGCACCGCCCGCCTCGATCTCGACAACTACAATAACGATACTGAGGACGGCTGCCATATTACGAGCATGGCCGGGACGTGGATGTCGATCGTCCAAGGGTTCGGCGGGCTGCGCGTGCAAAGCGGCGAACTGGTGCTGCGCCCGTTCATTCCGTCCCATTGGAAGTCGTTTTCGTTCAAAGTGATGTTCCGCGGCTCCCGCCTCCAGGTGAACGTTACCGAAGACAGCATCATCGTCGTTAACGAAACGGATGTGCCGGCGGCTATTCGGATTTACGATCAAAGCTTTACGGTCGGCGCTATGGGCGAGGTGCAAGCGCAGCGTTCGGCCGCTCCGGCAGCGCTGAGCTGA